In the Malaya genurostris strain Urasoe2022 chromosome 1, Malgen_1.1, whole genome shotgun sequence genome, one interval contains:
- the LOC131427169 gene encoding folate transporter 1-like has protein sequence MEQWQRVSLILCIFGFLKEFRPSEPFVFQFLTGPWHNVTVEQVVQDVFPIGTYSYVAQLVVVFLITDYFRYKPLIIVAGLAGTLVWSMFVWTTSLRALQVMELFYGTYMAAEIAYWTYIYAKVDRKHYQKVTSHIRSATQAGRFLAATASQTLIYYEITDYLGLNYIALGAQLATTVWAFLLPPVPESMYFHRHQKVMDEEKDLEPHERISATSTCARASTLLWFHFKSAYTNFTVIRYSIWYSLAVCFYYQITSYVQALWSAIGGSDTVLWNGAVEAILTLMGSLVALLAGFVPLEWLRINATLLGLATIAALQGLGLLIATVTSSLMVSYVGYTVFGILHAFAITLVSSEIAKHISDDSFALIFGINTMVGLISQTLLTVAIVDSDGWFALDVRGQFTVYAFGFLSVGVVFVVFLLLELCRGKTHQSAGQGI, from the exons ATGGAGCAGTGGCAGAGGGTTTCATTGATACTGTGCATCTTCGGATTCCTGAAAGAGTTTCGACCGAGTGAACCGTTCGTGTTTCAGTTTCTGACCGGACCGTGGCACAATGTCACCGTCGAACAGGTGGTTCAGGATGTGTTTCCGATCGGAACGTACTCGTACGTGGCTCAGCTGGTGGTAGTATTTCTGATTACGGATTACTTCCGGTACAAACCGCTGATCATCGTGGCCGGACTGGCTGGTACGTTGGTGTGGAGTATGTTTGTATGGACTACCTCACTGCGGGCGCTACAGGTGATGGAACTGTTCTACGGGACGTACATGGCCGCAGAGATTGCGTACTGGACATACATTTATGCCAAGGTGGACCGAAAGCATTACCAGAAAGTCACGTCACACATCCGCTCGGCAACGCAGGCCGGCCGATTTCTGGCTGCGACGGCCTCACAAACTTTGATCTATTACGAAATTACCGACTATCTTGGGTTGAACTATATTGCTTTGGGTG cgCAACTCGCAACTACGGTATGGGCTTTTCTACTTCCACCCGTGCCCGAAAGTATGTATTTTCATAGACATCAGAAAGTTATGGACGAGGAAAAGGATTTGGAGCCACATGAGCGGATATCTGCTACTTCAACCTGTGCTCGAGCCAGCACTTTGCTCTGGTTTCACTTCAAATCTGCCTACACAAATTTCACTGTCATTCGGTACAGTATTTGGTATTCGTTGGCGGTTTGCTTCTACTACCAAATCACGTCGTATGTGCAGGCTCTGTGGTCTGCCATCGGTGGTTCGGATACCGTACTTTGGAACGGAGCAGTGGAAGCGATACTTACTTTGATGGGATCTTTAGTGGCGCTACTGGCCGGATTCGTTCCGCTGGAGTGGCTCCGAATAAACGCAACCCTACTGGGTTTGGCTACCATTGCTGCCCTACAGGGTCTCGGGTTGCTGATAGCAACCGTTACCTCCAGCCTCATGGTTTCCTACGTGGGATACACTGTATTCGGAATCCTGCATGCATTCGCGATTACGCTGGTCAGTTCGGAAATCGCGAAACACATCTCCGACGACAGTTTTGCCCTGATCTTCGGCATCAACACAATGGTAGGACTGATTTCTCAGACTTTGCTAACCGTCGCCATTGTGGACAGTGACGGTTGGTTCGCACTGGACGTACGAGGACAATTCACCGTTTACGCGTTCGGTTTTCTATCGGTTGGAGTAGTATTCGTAGTTTTCCTTCTACTAGAGTTATGTCGGGGGAAAACACACCAGTCGGCGGGTCAGGGaatttaa